A single window of Rana temporaria chromosome 1, aRanTem1.1, whole genome shotgun sequence DNA harbors:
- the LOC120925541 gene encoding vomeronasal type-2 receptor 26-like has product MHGSDATLATKREVPNLNHSTDQTLNALNKALLQTADTVAPKRRALSRKNNSGWFNDTLTLLKQDRRRAEGAWRRNPSIENHTNLRYLDVQIPVYLEAEKSLDLQYINVAMIVSHVQKEKSPTFPVEFVFVSKLLLDWIEDSENCMKCPDEEWPNEKNDRCVPRVVEFLSYTDDPIVGVFSAVSILCCLLTGLILGIFIHYQDTPIVKANNRNLSYLLLVSIMLSFLCVFLFLGHPVDVTCMLRVTSFGVIFSVAVSSLLAKSIMVCIAFKATKPGSPWRKWMGTKLPNSIICVFSFVQVIICVTWLSISPPFQDRDTHSYQGKIIIQCNEGSVIGFYSVLGYMGLLAAVSFIIAFLARTLPDSFNEAKYITFSMLVFCSVWIAMIPAYLSTRGKYMVAVEVFAIMASSSGLLGCIFFPNCYIILFRPDLNTKTAIH; this is encoded by the exons atgcacgggagtgacgccaCACTAGCGACCAAAAGAGAAGTACCAAACCTGAACCACTCAACGGATCAAACACTCAACGCCTTAAACAAAGCATTACTGCAAACAGCCGACACAGTcgctccaaaacgcagagctcTCAGCCGGAAAAACAACTCGGGCTGGTTTAACGACACTCTCACTCTACTGAAACAGgatcgcagaagagctgaaggagcctggaggaggaacccatcaaTAGAAAACCATACAAA CCTCCGGTATCTCGATGTTCAGATCCCTGTATACCTGGAAGCAGAAAAAAGTTTGGATCTTCAATACATAAATGTTGCTATGATTGTGTCTCATGTCCAGAAGGAGAAATCTCCAACATTTCCGGTAGAGTTTGTATTTGTTAGTAAATTATTGTTGGACTGGATAGAAG ACAGTGAAAACTGCATGAAATGTCCTGATGAAGAATGGCCAAATGAGAAGAACGATCGGTGTGTTCCAAGAGTGGTGGAATTTCTCTCCTACACTGATGATCCCATTGTTGGAGTATTCTCAGCTGTCTCCATCCTCTGTTGTCTTCTGACTGGTTtaatattggggatatttatacatTACCAGGACACCCCCATTGTTAAAGCCAATAACCGGAACTTGAGCTATCTTCTCCTGGTCTCCATCATGCTGAGCTTCCTCTGTGTCTTCTTGTTCCTCGGCCATCCAGTAGATGTGACCTGCATGCTGCGTGTCACCTCTTTTGGCGTCATCTTCTCAGTTGCCGTCTCTTCTCTACTTGCCAAAAGTATCATGGTGTGTATTGCTTTTAAAGCCACCAAACCTGGGAGTCCCTGGAGGAAATGGATGGGAACCAAACTGCCCAATTCTATCATTTGTGTCTTCTCATTTGTTCAAGTCATAATCTGTGTCACTTGGTTGTCTATTTCTCCCCCCTTCCAGGATCGGGACACTCACTCTTATCAGGGGAAGAtcatcattcagtgtaatgaGGGTTCAGTTATCGGCTTCTACTCTGTCCTGGGATATATGGGGCTTCTGGCAGCTGTGAGTTTCATTATCGCTTTTTTAGCcaggacattaccggacagttttaatgaggccaagtacatcaccttcagcatgctggtgttctgcagtgtctggattgccatgatcccggcctatctgagcaccagagggaaatacatggtggctgtggaggTTTTTGCTATAATGGCCTCAAGTTCTGGACTTCTTGGCTGTATATTTTTCCCAAACTGTTACATAATTCTGTTCAGACCTGATCTGAATACAAAAACAGCTATCCACTAA